A section of the Anabaena cylindrica PCC 7122 genome encodes:
- a CDS encoding GlsB/YeaQ/YmgE family stress response membrane protein yields the protein MNIIAWIILGILAGALAKAIYPGHQGGGIISTIILGIVGAFIGGTIFTLLSTGTLQLTSATFSLPGFLVAIVGAMIAIYLWELFQRSSRA from the coding sequence ATGAATATTATTGCTTGGATAATTTTAGGAATATTAGCTGGTGCGCTCGCTAAAGCTATTTATCCTGGTCATCAAGGTGGTGGCATTATTTCGACAATAATTTTAGGTATTGTTGGTGCGTTTATTGGTGGTACTATATTTACACTTTTAAGCACAGGAACATTACAACTTACATCCGCTACATTTAGTCTTCCTGGCTTTTTAGTGGCAATTGTTGGAGCAATGATTGCAATTTATTTATGGGAATTATTTCAAAGAAGCAGTAGAGCTTAA
- the hemN gene encoding oxygen-independent coproporphyrinogen III oxidase has protein sequence MVFLLPGVKFDLDLIQKYDTRAPRYTSYPPATELSDTFTAEDFHAAITASNQRQTPLSLYFHIPFCQSACYFCGCNTVISNNKNIAKPYLQHLAQEIKNTTELIDTSRKVLQIHWGGGTPNYLELHQVEFLWNKINRYFNIDSQAEVSIEINPRYVNRDYIKFLRDIGFNRISFGIQDFNPKVQAAVNRIQPEALLYNVMDWIKDANFASVNVDLIYGLPYQTLHTFRETVQKTIALDPDRIVVFNFAYVPWIKTVQKRIQQESLPPAQEKLDILKMTIEELTNNEYLFIGMDHFAKTNNELAIAQHNGTLKRNFQGYTTHAETELFGFGSTSISMLEDAYAQNHKGLKDYYQSVIAGVIPTSKGIKLTQDDIIRRDVIMSIMSHFQLHKSDIEQKYHINFDGYFSQELEELKPLEADELVNLLADEIQITDIGRLLVRNIAVVFDTHTKTRATKFSRAI, from the coding sequence ATGGTCTTTCTATTACCTGGTGTCAAATTTGATCTGGATCTAATTCAAAAGTATGACACTCGCGCTCCCAGATATACAAGCTACCCACCTGCTACAGAATTAAGTGATACATTCACAGCAGAAGATTTCCACGCTGCTATAACCGCTTCTAATCAACGCCAAACTCCCCTATCTTTGTATTTCCATATTCCCTTTTGTCAAAGTGCTTGTTATTTTTGTGGCTGTAATACGGTAATTTCTAATAACAAGAATATTGCCAAACCCTATCTACAGCATTTGGCACAAGAAATCAAGAATACAACAGAATTAATTGACACAAGCAGAAAAGTACTTCAGATTCATTGGGGTGGTGGTACACCTAATTATTTAGAACTGCATCAAGTTGAATTTTTGTGGAATAAGATTAACCGTTATTTCAATATTGATTCTCAAGCAGAAGTTTCAATTGAAATTAACCCCCGTTATGTCAATAGAGACTATATCAAGTTTCTCAGAGATATTGGATTTAATCGCATTAGTTTTGGTATCCAAGACTTTAACCCCAAAGTGCAAGCAGCAGTCAACAGAATCCAGCCAGAAGCATTGTTATACAATGTAATGGATTGGATTAAAGATGCTAATTTTGCTAGTGTCAATGTAGACTTGATTTATGGTCTACCCTACCAAACGCTACATACTTTTCGAGAAACTGTACAAAAGACAATCGCTCTAGATCCTGATAGAATCGTGGTATTTAATTTTGCTTACGTACCATGGATAAAAACTGTGCAAAAACGGATACAACAAGAATCCCTACCCCCAGCACAGGAAAAGTTAGATATTCTGAAAATGACCATTGAGGAGTTAACGAATAACGAGTATTTGTTTATTGGTATGGATCATTTTGCCAAAACTAACAATGAATTAGCGATCGCTCAACACAATGGTACTCTAAAACGTAACTTCCAGGGCTACACCACCCACGCAGAAACAGAGCTTTTTGGCTTCGGTTCTACATCTATTAGTATGTTAGAAGATGCTTATGCTCAGAACCACAAGGGATTAAAAGATTATTATCAGTCCGTCATAGCAGGTGTTATCCCCACCAGTAAAGGTATCAAACTAACCCAGGATGATATCATCAGACGCGATGTAATTATGTCCATCATGTCTCACTTTCAGCTACATAAGTCAGACATTGAACAGAAATATCACATCAATTTTGATGGATATTTCTCCCAAGAACTAGAGGAGTTAAAACCCCTAGAAGCTGATGAATTAGTCAATTTGTTAGCCGATGAAATTCAAATTACAGACATTGGTAGATTGCTGGTGAGAAATATAGCTGTTGTTTTTGATACCCATACAAAAACTAGAGCCACAAAATTCTCCCGCGCAATTTGA
- a CDS encoding heme oxygenase (biliverdin-producing) — MSNNLAIKLRSGTQQAHTEAENIGFMKCFVQGVIDRDCFIQLLRNLYFVYSELEAAIEKNKQHPVINVIYFPELNRQSSLEKDMEFYYGSQWHKRIIPTTAAQNYIARIQEISVHEPALLLGHSYTRYLGDLSGGQMLQKIAQSALKLSGYEGTSFYNFEQIPDKQAFKNKYRQALDAVPVDDTKADQIVAEANHAFYLNLEIIKELEKMLIVALGRATYNDLI; from the coding sequence ATGAGTAATAATTTAGCCATCAAACTGCGTTCTGGTACTCAACAAGCTCATACAGAAGCAGAAAATATCGGCTTTATGAAATGTTTTGTCCAAGGTGTGATAGATAGAGACTGCTTTATTCAATTATTGAGAAACTTGTATTTTGTTTACAGTGAACTAGAAGCAGCTATTGAGAAAAATAAACAACATCCTGTAATTAATGTAATTTACTTTCCTGAGCTAAATCGCCAATCTTCCCTAGAAAAAGACATGGAATTTTATTATGGAAGTCAATGGCATAAGAGAATTATACCGACTACTGCGGCTCAAAATTACATTGCTCGCATTCAAGAAATATCTGTTCATGAACCTGCATTGTTGTTAGGTCATTCCTATACTCGTTATTTAGGTGATTTGTCAGGAGGACAAATGCTACAAAAAATTGCTCAATCAGCTTTAAAACTTTCTGGATATGAAGGAACTTCTTTTTATAACTTTGAGCAAATTCCAGATAAGCAAGCATTCAAAAACAAGTATCGTCAAGCCTTAGATGCAGTACCTGTTGATGATACAAAAGCCGATCAAATTGTTGCAGAAGCTAACCATGCTTTTTATTTGAATCTGGAAATAATTAAGGAATTAGAAAAGATGTTAATTGTAGCTCTTGGTCGTGCTACTTACAACGACTTGATTTAA